A window of Lepus europaeus isolate LE1 chromosome 11, mLepTim1.pri, whole genome shotgun sequence contains these coding sequences:
- the SNAP23 gene encoding synaptosomal-associated protein 23 — MDNLTSEEIQLKAHQVTDESLESTRRILGLAIESQDAGIKTITMLDEQGEQLNRIEEGMDQINKDMREAEKTLTELNKCCGLCVCPCNRTKNFESSKAYKTTWGDGGDKSPGNVVSKQPGRVTNGQPQQASTGAASGGYIKRITNDAREDEMEENLTQVGSILGNLKNMALDMGNEIEAQNRQIDRITEKADTNKDRIDIANARAKKLINS; from the exons ATGGATAATCTGACATCAGAAGAAATTCAGCTGAAGGCTCACCAGGTTACTGATGAG TCTCTGGAAAGTACAAGGAGAATCCTGGGTTTAGCCATTGAG TCTCAGGATGCAGGAATCAAGACCATCACTATGCTGGATGAACAAGGGG AACAACTAAACCGCATAGAAGAAGGCATGGACCAGATAAATAAAGacatgagagaggcagagaagacctTAACAGAACTCAACAAGTGCTGTGGCCTTTGTGTCTGCCCATGTAATAG GACGAAGAACTTTGAGTCTAGTAAGGCCTACAAGACAACATGGGGAGATGGTGGAGACAAGTCGCCTGGCAACGTGGTGTCTAAGCAGCCAGGCCGGGTAACAAATGGTCAGCCTCAGCAAGCAAGCACTGGGGCAGCCAGCGGTGGATACATTAAACG TATCACTAATGATGCCAGAGAAGATGAAATGGAAGAGAACCTGACTCAAGTGGGCAGTATCCTGGGAAATCTAAAGAACATGGCCCTGGACATGGGAAATGAGATTGAAGCTCAAAATCGACAAATAGACCGGATTACAGAAAAG GCTGACACCAACAAAGATCGTATTGACATTGCCAATGCCAGAGCAAAGAAACTCATTAACAGCTAA